A genomic segment from Glycine soja cultivar W05 chromosome 18, ASM419377v2, whole genome shotgun sequence encodes:
- the LOC114394992 gene encoding uncharacterized protein LOC114394992, protein MEVANFSNDEVSAPYNLDFSDSPIPHNYDEEELFGCQGHGGFLKTAAVAPIHLQKQAHLLNVNCPDDDTIGLGTPSVPPIIDSDFPLEKDSECSLGNEPTDPHGSWPSRQSLDYDGTKSETSIEQKPKPKTVAKPTVVELAQRLDKTFTDDREKQTPHLQYYNTRR, encoded by the exons ATGGAGGTTGCCAATTTCTCCAATGATGAAGTCTCTGCTCCCTACAACCTTGATTTCTCGGACTCACCAATACCACATAACTATGACGAGGAAGAATTGTTTGGATGCCAAGGCCACGGAGGATTTCTCAAGACAG CTGCCGTTGCTCCTATTCATCTTCAAAAGCAAGCTCACCTTCTCAATGTGAATTGCCCTGATGATGACACCATTGGATTGGGTACTCCAAGTGTCCCTCCCATCATTGATTCTGATTTTCCATTGGAGAAGGATTCAGAATGCTCCCTAGGGAACGAACCAACTGACCCTCATGGGTCTTGGCCTTCAAGGCAATCTCTGGATTATGATGGCACAAAAAGTGAGACTTCCATTGAACAAAAACCCAAGCCCAAGACTGTTGCTAAACCCACTGTCGTTGAGCTTGCTCAAAG ACTAGACAAAACTTTTACAGACGACAGAGAAAAACAGACCCCTCATTTACAATATTACAACACCAG AAGATAA